The following are encoded in a window of Fusarium verticillioides 7600 chromosome 6, whole genome shotgun sequence genomic DNA:
- a CDS encoding regulatory associated protein-mTOR, whose amino-acid sequence MALRSDMNGTSAPTVEPNGAASATRPRVNGRSTSNDATRSDDDDQRPLSAPNRRNGSIALETRDDIEHHQKTRPAKPMLLRSKSDYAPRAMEEPEPTEDDIPEWGARHGFEDHYQSEDIISQLANNWYMYFTDKRHETTGKPKPLQYELQDWRQRDRLKTVSAALAVCLNIGVEPPDQLKTNPGAKLEAWTDPTIPPIQKALENIGKSLQAQYETLAIRARYKQYLDPSVEETKKFCISLRRNAKDERVLLHYNGHGVPKPTASGEIWVFNKNYTQYIPVSLYDLQHWLQAPTIFVWDCSEAGNILNNYHRFVEKHEEEEEEAAERDPNYTKTNFRPYIHLAACAVKENLPTNPLLPADLFTACLTTPIEMALWFFVLQNPLKTNISPERAKKLPGRLQERRTPLGELNWIFTAITDSIAWTTLPRDLFRKFFRQDLMVAALFRNFLLAQRVMTVYGCHPQSYPKLPDTHQHPLWETWDLAVDMALAQLPMLEKKETEGFDYEYQNSTFFTEQLTAFDVYLTRGDAMAQKSPDQLPVVLQVLLSQQHRVRALILLGRFLDLGPWSVQLALSIGIFPYVLKLLQSAAAELKPVMVFIWARLIAVDLSCQQDLIKDSGYSYFAQILKPSEGLPVVDSDEHKAMCAFILAMLCKDYKNGQMVCNQTEIMSYCLTHLQNEENPLLRQWACLCISQLWQDLPEAKWRGIRENAYVKLAYLVRDPCCEVRAAMIHAMTTFLGIPDLTEEVARIEESIAWTILDMGNDGSPMVRKEFIVFLSHFAIRFESKFLVAAYEQLVEEKEYLIFPPQDDGQEHKMGLHYARPDNRNKDGTIKPMAHGLSHNTVYMALWKLALVLSVDPHPEVQREATIVVDFVHNALLSSKVGVQTQLVMAEIRKRTARTAHKHTPSASQRNNSPGTSNSQPLPSPGLLRRTASLLFPSLVTNEDKSRPTTPTLPRSPSLKLTPNQIPVPAEQNDRPSSLAQYNVAHEPYSGAYKERDLMKPPVLPLKSKFLEWSIEYFREPQMKPSEADEPGSTEYNERLWRRARNETIIRETQPLKQQAGSHKWNNQLGIINNGAQPAKMTFHQFEDHLAVADDGNTVYVWDWKKQGRLSRFSNGNPEGSKISDMKFINEDDQAMLLTGSSDGVIRVYRNYESDRAIELASSWRALTHMVPSNVNSGMVFDWQQVTGRVLVAGDVRVIRVWYAAYETCVMDIPARSGSCVTSLTSDQMTGNMFVAGFGDGAVRVFDTRNRPQESMVRKWKDESDRQWIKSVHMQRGGQRELVSASRNGKVKIWDIRMDKPLHSFQTTRDTLRTASTHEHLPVFAVGTSAHAVKVFNLDGHELSNVEPYSSFLQQNRSSPISATAFHPHRPILGCAARGDQHINLFTCEKSESLHPS is encoded by the exons ATGGCGCTGCGATCCGACATGAACGGCACCTCTGCGCCTACCGTTGAGCCCAACGGAGCTGCCTCGGCAACGCGACCCAGGGTGAACGGCCGTTCAACATCGAATGATGCTACCAGgagcgacgacgacgatcaACGACCGTTGAGCGCGCCAAACCGGCGCAACGGAAGCATAGCGCTAGAGACAAGAGACGACATCGAGCATCACCAGAAAACGCGGCCTGCCAAGCCAATGCTCCTCCGGTCGAAGAGTGACTACGCGCCCCGGGCGATGGAAGAGCCTGAGCCAACAGAAGATGACATACCCGAATGGGGTGCTAGACATGGGTTTGAGGATCATTATCAATCGGAGGACATCATTTCCCAGCTGGCGAAT AACTGGTATATGTATTTTACCGATAAGCGACATGAGACGACAGGCAAACCTAAACCACTGCAATACGAACTTCAAGATTGGCGGCAGAGAGACAGGTTAAAAACAGTGTCTGCAGCCCTCGCGGTGTGTTTGAATATAGGAGTTGAACCTCCCGACCAGCTCAAGACCAACCCAGGTGCGAAGCTCGAGGCATGGACAGATCCCACAATACCTCCGATACAGAAAGCCCTCGAGAATATCGGCAAGTCACTTCAGGCGCAGTACGAGACACTTGCGATAAGAGCGCGGTACAAACAATACCTCGATCCATCCGTCGAGGAGACAAAGAAATTCTGCATCTCATTACGGAGAAATGCGAAGGACGAACGTGTTTTGCTTCACTACAACGGTCACGGCGTGCCCAAGCCAACCGCATCAGGCGAAATCTGGGTTTTTAATAAGAATTACACTCAATACATCCCTGTATCGCTGTACGACCTGCAACATTGGCTTCAAGCTCCCACCATCTTTGTCTGGGATTGCTCTGAAGCCGGCAacattctcaacaactacCATCGatttgttgagaagcatgaagaagaggaagaggaggccgCAGAGCGTGACCCAAACTACACGAAAACTAACTTCAGGCCCTATATTCATCTGGCAGCCTGCGCTGTCAAAGAGAACCTCCCGACAAACCCTCTTTTGCCTGCTGACCTGTTCACAGCTTGCCTCACCACTCCCATTGAGATGGCTCTGTGGTTCTTCGTTCTACAGAACcctctcaagaccaacatcaGCCCAGAGCGGGCCAAAAAACTACCTGGTCGCCTGCAGGAGCGGCGAACACCACTGGGAGAACTCAATTGGATCTTCACTGCTATCACAGACAGCATTGCGTGGACAACACTGCCTCGTGATCTCTTCCGGAAATTCTTTCGACAAGACTTGATGGTGGCAGCGCTGTTCCGCAattttcttcttgcccaACGCGTTATGACGGTCTATGGATGCCATCCTCAGTCTTATCCTAAGCTACCCGACACCCACCAACATCCATTGTGGGAGACCTGGGATCTAGCTGTTGACATGGCATTGGCTCAGCTGCCCATGcttgaaaagaaagagaccGAAGGCTTTGATTATGAATATCAAAATTCAACATTCTTCACAGAACAGCTTACTGCTTTCGATGTTTATCTTACGAGAGGCGATGCGATGGCTCAAAAGTCCCCCGACCAGCTGCCGGTTGTGCTCCAGGTACTGCTCAGCCAGCAACATCGGGTTCGTGCTCTTATCTTACTCGGCCGGTTTCTTGACCTAGGCCCGTGGTCTGTTCAGCTCGCCCTCAGTATAGGCATTTTCCCTTATGTCCTCAAACTCTTGCAGTCGGCTGCGGCCGAGCTGAAGCCAGTTATGGTCTTCATTTGGGCTCGTCTGATCGCAGTGGACCTTTCTTGCCAGCAGGACCTCATCAAAGATAGCGGCTATAGCTATTTTGCACAGATTCTGAAACCCTCCGAAGGATTGCCTGTTGTTGACAGCGACGAGCACAAGGCAATGTGCGCTTTTATTCTCGCTATGCTATGCAAGGATTACAAGAATGGACAAATGGTCTGTAACCAAACAGAGATCATGTCATATTGTTTAACTCATCTTCAAAATGAAGAGAACCCTCTTCTGCGCCAGTGGGCTTGTCTCTGTATAAGCCAGCTTTGGCAAGACCTTCCAGAGGCCAAGTGGCGGGGAATCAGGGAGAATGCATATGTCAAGCTTGCTTATCTCGTGAGAGATCCTTGTTGCGAGGTTCGGGCAGCGATGATCCATGCCATGACTACATTTTTGGGAATTCCTGATCTGACAGAGGAAGTGGCCCGTATTGAGGAGTCTATTGCATGGACGATACTCGACATGGGTAATGATGGAAGCCCAATGGTCCGCAAGGAGTTCATTGTGTTTCTTTCTCATTTTGCTATTCGCTTTGAGAGCAAGTTTCTAGTCGCAGCTTACGAACAActggttgaggagaaggagtaTCTCATATTCCCTCCCCAGGATGACGGCCAGGAACACAAGATGGGCTTGCATTACGCAAGACCGGATAATCGCAACAAGGATGGTACCATCAAGCCAATGGCCCATGGTCTATCTCATAACACAGTGTATATGGCATTGTGGAAGCTGGCTCTCGTTCTCAGTGTGGATCCTCATCCTGAGGTACAGCGCGAAGCGACTATCGTTGTAGACTTTGTTCACAACGCGCTACTCAGCTCAAAAGTCGGAGTTCAGACGCAGCTGGTCATGGCCGAAATCCGAAAGCGTACGGCAAGGACGGCACACAAGCATACTCCGAGTGCAAGCCAGCGAAACAATTCTCCCGGCACTTCTAACTCGCAGCCTTTACCCTCACCAGGACTCCTTCGTCGAACTGCGAGCCTGCTTTTTCCATCACTGGTAACCAACGAGGACaaatcaagaccaacgacCCCGACTTTGCCCCGATCACCATCTCTGAAACTCACGCCGAACCAAATACCGGTGCCTGCAGAGCAAAACGATCGACCATCATCGCTGGCTCAATACAATGTTGCGCATGAGCCCTATTCAGGCGCATACAAAGAGCGGGATCTGATGAAGCCTCCTGTACTGCCTCTCAAAAGCAAATTCCTGGAATGGTCAATTGAGTATTTCCGTGAACCACAGATGAAGCCGAGTGAGGCGGATGAGCCTGGAAGTACCGAATACAATGAGCGTCTTTGGCGAAGAGCTCGGAATGAAACCATTATCAGAGAAACTCAGCCATTGAAGCAACAAGCGGGAAGTCACAAATGGAATAATCAACTTGggatcatcaacaatggtgCTCAACCCGCTAAGATGACCTTCCATCAATTCGAAGATCATCTTGCTGTAGCGGACGATGGCAACACTGTTTACGTATGGgactggaagaagcaagGACGATTGAGCCGTTTCAGTAACGGTAATCCAGAAGGATCAAAAATCAGCGACATGAAGTTCATCAACGAAGACGACCAGGCGATGTTACTGACAGGATCATCTGACGGTGTGATCAGAGTTTATCGCAACTACGAATCGGATCGAGCCATTGAACTTGCATCATCCTGGCGTGCCTTGACACACATGGTCCCTAGTAACGTCAATTCTGGTATGGTGTTCGACTGGCAACAAGTCACTGGTCGAgtccttgttgctggtgatgtcCGGGTAATTCGAGTGTGGTATGCCGCTTACGAGACGTGTGTCATGGATATCCCAGCACGCTCGGGTTCCTGCGTGACTTCGCTCACATCCGATCAAATGACGGGTAATATGTTTGTGGCCGGCTTCGGCGACGGTGCCGTTCGAGTTTTTGACACCAGAAATCGGCCTCAAGAGTCCATGGTGCGCAAATGGAAGGATGAGTCAGATCGACAATGGATCAAGAGCGTGCATATGCAGCGCGGCGGACAACGCGAGCTCGTGAGTGCAAGCAGAAATGGCAAAGTCAAAATCTGGGATATTCGCATGGATAAGCCGCTGCACTCATTCCAAACGACACGAGACACACTTAGAACCGCCAGCACTCATGAACATTTACCAGTCTTTGCAGT GGGTACATCAGCCCACGCAGTAAAGGTCTTTAATCTTGATGGGCATGAGCTTTCGAATGTTGAGCCCTATTCAAGTTTTCTGCAACAGAACCGCAGCTCACCTATATCGGCCACTGCATTTCACCCTCATCGGCCAATTCTTGGATGTGCTGCACGAGGTGATCAACATATCAACTTGTTCACTTGCGAGAAATCGGAGTCTCTGCACCCAAGCTAG
- a CDS encoding aspartyl-tRNA synthetase: MADAPVEQAAAPPPADQAPADQSPAASGEAVEGGEAGPSKKALKKAEAKAKKEAEKARRAAEHEARQSAAKAAAGNTEDLAKDNYGDSTHLTKIDAERVKLRNLSDEHLGKTIKLRAWIQNARMQGAKMAFVELREERDWAIQGVVAASSEGTPVSKQMVKWIGSLNLEGYILVEAKVVKPQEPVKSVKVSNYELHIAKCYVISPGPQVLGMGLAVANRPVTNFDDEDAGGPVEEVKEGVDNLTLENVPGASMATHLNNPVMHKRAPVQQAIADVRLAVRKLFVEYLEARDFVQFEAPCLIGAASEGGSNVFGMPYFDKQAYLAQSPQFYKQYEIAGGRKRVLCIGPVFRAENSNTPRHMTEFTGLDLEMEIEDHYHEVRDMLEGVLLHIFRGLQERCAEQIALVRTVYPSEDFLLPQPGKEVRLTFAEGQALLRAEGPEEYRNVSDEEDMSTPQEKALGALIREKYNTDFYVLDKFPEGARPFYALEDPENPKVTNAFDFFMRGQEILSGGQRIHVPETLEARIRTKGIDPKSQGIKEYVDIFRSAGVPPHGGGGIGLDRVVAWYLNLPSVHLASYYPRTPKRLLP, from the exons ATGGCCGACGCCCCTGTTGAGCAAGCTGCTGCCCCCCCTCCCGCTGACCAGGCTCCCGCCGACCAGTCTCCCGCCGCTAGTGGTGAAGCCGTCGAAGGCGGAGAGGCTGGCCCTTCAAAGAAGGcattgaagaaggctgaggcgaAGGCTAAGAAGGAAGCTGAAAAGGCACGCCGAGCTGCTGAACACGAAGCCCGACAGTCTGCTgcaaaggctgctgctggaaacacCGAAGACCTCGCTAAAGACAACTATGGAGATTCCACTCATCTTACCAAGATCGACGCAGAGCGAGTCAAGCTTCGAAACCTGAGCGATGAACATCTCggcaagaccatcaagcttCGTGCGTGGATCCAGAATGCGCGCATGCAAGGTGCTAAGATGGCCTTTGTTGAGCTTCGTGAGGAGCGTGACTGGGCTATCCAGGGTGTCGTCGCTGCCAGCAGTGAAGGCACGCCTGTCTCTAAGCAGATGGTCAAGTGGATTGGTAGTCTGAATCTAGAAGGCTACATTCTTGTCGAAGCTAAGGTTGTGAAGCCCCAGGAGCCAGTCAAGAGTGTGAAGGTCTCCAATTACGAGCTACATATCGCCAAGTGCTACGTTATCAGCCCTGGccctcaagttcttggcATGGGTCTTGCTGTTGCCAACCGGCCTGTCACcaactttgacgatgaagacgctGGTGGCCCTGTGGAGGAGGTTAAGGAAGGCGTTGACAATCTAACCCTTGAGAACGTCCCTGGTGCCAGCATGGCAACTCATTTGAACAACCCCGTTATGCACAAACGAGCTCCTGTTCAGCAAGCCATCGCCGATGTACGACTAGCTGTTCGTAAGCTTTTTGTCGAGTACCTTGAGGCTCGCGACTTTGTCCAATTTGAGGCGCCTTGTCTTATTGGAGCTGCCTCTGAAGGAGGATCCAACGTGTTTGGCATGCCTTACTTTGACAAGCAGGCTTACTTGGCCCAATCTCCCCAATTTTACAAGCAGTACGAGATTGCTGGTGGCCGGAAGCGTGTTTTGTGCATCGGACCTGTATTTCGAGCTGAGAACTCCAACACCCCTAGACACATGACAGAA TTCAccggtcttgatcttgagatggaaatCGAGGATCATTACCACGAAGTCCGTGACATGCTCGAGGGggttcttcttcatatcttCCGAGGGCTTCAGGAGCGATGTGCCGAGCAGATTGCTCTTGTTCGAACAGTTTACCCTTCTGAGGACTTTCTTTTGCCCCAGCCTGGTAAGGAGGTTCGCCTTACATTCGCTGAGGGTCAGGCGCTGCTCAGAGCTGAGGGACCGGAGGAGTACCGCAATGTctccgatgaagaggacatgAGTACACCACAAGAAAAGGCACTGGGTGCTCTTATCCGGGAAAAGTACAACACCGACTTCTACGTGCTTGACAAGTTCCCTGAGGGTGCTCGACCTTTCTATGCTCTGGAGGATCCCGAGAACCCCAAGGTTACTAATGCATTCGATTTCTTTATGCGTGGACAAGAGATTCTTTCC GGTGGTCAACGTATTCACGTTCCGGAGACCCTGGAAGCACGAATTCGTACAAAGGGTATCGATCCTAAAAGCCAAGGCATCAAAGAGTATGTCGACATTTTCCGCAGTGCCGGTGTTCCTCCTCACGGTGGCGGTGGTATTGGCTTGGACCGTGTGGTTGCGTGGTATTTGAACCTTCCAAGCGTGCACTTGGCAAGCTATTATCCTCGTACACCCAAGAGACTCTTGCCTTAA
- a CDS encoding hypothetical protein (At least one base has a quality score < 10) has translation MDFTGQYNFANPQPYHQFMPIPPLTPSHSHSAGSDDFNASPPENYDALSASQNDQFQSFDYTTAQGFSANPHQPASGFPGPPTPPGYASQAPAHQQQGGSLRNGSPDEQSVARGASEEDENLTPAQSRRKAQNRAAQRAFRERKEKHVKDLEAKLAGLEAAQQQSSLENERLKRDLQKISTENEILRATSRMSHGSISPEPATGPLRFKPTDFYSNVLQNHTNKSPSHRIVTSDDGERLLAAGATWDFIISHELFKKGLVDIADVSERLKNCARCDGQGPVFSERSITNAIEQSVASGTDDLL, from the exons ATGGATTTCACCGGGCAATACAACTTTGCCAACCCTCAGCCCTATCACCAGTTCATGCCGATTCCTCCTCTGACGCCGTCGCACTCGCATTCCGCCGGCTCCGATGACTTCAATGCATCCCCGCCT GAAAACTACGACGCCCTCTCTGCCAGTCAAAATGACCAGTTCCAGTCTTTCGATTATACCACAGCCCAAGGCTTCAGTGCAAACCCTCATCAGCCTGCCTCTGGTTTTCCGGGCCCCCCGACACCTCCCGGCTATGCTTCTCAGGCCCCAGCccatcaacagcaaggagGCTCATTGAGGAATGGCTCTCCTGACGAGCAGTCCGTTGCCCGCGGGGCCAGcgaggaggacgagaacCTAACTCCTGCTCAGTCTCGGAGGAAAGCACAGAATCGCGCTGC GCAGCGTGCCTTCCGcgagaggaaagaaaagcatgTTAAAGACCTTGAGGCGAAGCTTGCCGGCCTTGAGGCCGCCCAGCAACAATCATCCCTCGAGAATGAACGTTTAAAGCGAGATCTCCAGAAAATATCTACCGAGAACGAAATCCTTCGTGCGACATCCCGCATGAGCCATGGTTCCATCTCTCCAGAGCCTGCAACCGGGCCTCTGCGCTTCAAACCCACCGACTTCTACTCCAACGTCTTGCAGAATCACACAAATAAGTCGCCCTCACACCGCATTGTTACCTCAGACGATGGTGAACGTCTCCTAGCTGCCGGTGCAACATGGGACTTTATCATATCCCACGAGTTGTTCAAGAAAggccttgttgatattgcCGATGTCAGCGAGCGTCTGAAGAACTGCGCTAGATGTGATGGCCAGGGCCCTGTTTTCTCAGAGCGTTCAATCACCAATGCCATCGAACAGAGTGTCGCGAGCGGCACGGATGATCTTCTCTAA